A region from the Sutcliffiella horikoshii genome encodes:
- a CDS encoding tripartite tricarboxylate transporter substrate binding protein translates to MKSKFSVGVLFIGLMFILAACGADSDQAAGEGASNYPERNIEVLVGHGAGGGTDLFARAVVKELEEILDVNFNVVNQEGGAGVIAAQNAYNAPADGYTLVGDAAFPITTASGNNQHGLEDFVPIARFQSDTYALWVDPAKYDSIEEFIQAAKDNPGKITVGGTGSMGMDEITVFQLGQAAEVELSFVPMQGAGEMHAGVIGGHLDAMVDEFGPTKGLYDDGSIKPLVVFAEERLEEFPDLVTTVENGWDLTDGNERGFYIKKGTDPEIIKVLEDAMQKAYNSEEYQKFEEESYLHLREGWLNSEEFTARTEELIEKYKVVMEKLQN, encoded by the coding sequence ATGAAATCTAAATTTAGTGTTGGTGTCCTGTTCATCGGTCTTATGTTCATCTTGGCGGCATGTGGGGCAGATTCTGATCAGGCTGCCGGTGAAGGTGCTTCCAATTATCCGGAAAGAAATATTGAAGTCCTTGTAGGTCATGGTGCAGGTGGTGGAACCGACTTGTTTGCAAGAGCGGTAGTAAAAGAATTAGAAGAAATCTTGGATGTTAATTTCAATGTTGTCAATCAAGAGGGTGGTGCTGGAGTCATTGCAGCACAAAATGCTTATAATGCACCAGCTGATGGTTACACTTTAGTGGGTGATGCAGCATTCCCTATCACCACTGCAAGTGGAAATAATCAACATGGTTTAGAAGACTTTGTACCAATTGCCCGTTTCCAAAGTGATACGTACGCATTATGGGTAGACCCTGCAAAATATGATAGTATTGAAGAATTTATTCAAGCTGCTAAAGATAATCCCGGCAAAATTACTGTAGGTGGAACTGGTTCCATGGGAATGGATGAAATTACAGTGTTTCAACTTGGTCAAGCTGCGGAAGTGGAGTTAAGCTTTGTTCCAATGCAAGGTGCCGGTGAAATGCATGCAGGTGTCATTGGTGGCCATTTAGATGCAATGGTTGATGAATTTGGTCCAACGAAAGGTCTCTATGACGATGGATCTATCAAACCGCTTGTCGTATTTGCTGAGGAGAGATTGGAGGAGTTCCCTGATCTTGTAACAACAGTTGAAAATGGCTGGGATTTAACGGATGGAAATGAACGTGGTTTCTATATTAAAAAAGGAACAGACCCGGAAATAATTAAGGTTCTGGAGGATGCAATGCAAAAAGCATATAACTCGGAAGAATATCAAAAGTTTGAAGAAGAGAGCTATTTGCATCTTAGAGAAGGTTGGTTGAATTCCGAAGAGTTCACTGCAAGGACAGAAGAATTAATTGAGAAATATAAAGTTGTAATGGAAAAGCTTCAAAATTAA
- a CDS encoding tripartite tricarboxylate transporter TctB family protein, with amino-acid sequence MTNVKKDYLFYSIVILFALSFMMMTPQIKITNASFIIGPRSWPYILLTLMISLALFGILKNYILSKKMKMIEPGELVEEHEPEKTVFKLSIPMISLIMLIIYVLLLNVIGFVISTPLFLYGISLLLGQKKQLYSVIFGFVTTVVFVGLFSVLLSIPLPRGIGVFRQLSLLFY; translated from the coding sequence GTGACGAATGTAAAGAAAGATTATCTATTTTATAGCATTGTCATTCTGTTTGCTTTGTCTTTTATGATGATGACTCCACAAATAAAAATAACGAATGCTTCCTTTATTATCGGTCCAAGGTCTTGGCCATATATATTACTGACTTTAATGATATCTTTGGCCTTATTCGGGATTCTAAAAAACTATATTTTATCTAAAAAAATGAAAATGATTGAACCTGGAGAACTTGTTGAAGAGCATGAACCAGAAAAAACGGTATTTAAATTATCAATACCAATGATCTCTTTAATAATGTTGATAATATATGTCCTTTTACTTAATGTTATTGGATTTGTTATTTCCACACCACTCTTTTTGTATGGAATATCGCTTTTGCTTGGACAGAAGAAACAGCTGTACTCAGTTATCTTTGGATTCGTTACTACAGTTGTATTCGTTGGTTTGTTCTCAGTCCTGCTATCCATTCCTTTACCTCGAGGAATAGGTGTATTTAGACAGCTAAGCTTACTATTCTATTAA